The proteins below are encoded in one region of Ephemeroptericola cinctiostellae:
- a CDS encoding TRAP transporter large permease, which translates to MDIIAANLAPIMFLGLMAFMLSGFPITFSLAANGLLFAAIGIGLGIFSPNQMQALPNRIYGIMMNDTLLAIPFFTFMGLILERSGMAEDLLDTIGQLFGPIRGGLAYAVILVGALLAATTGVVAASVIAMGLISLPLMLKYGYDKRVASGTIAASGTLAQIIPPSLVLIVLASQLGRPVGDLYKAAFTPGFILVGLYILYILLVSIVKPTWVPALPIEARTFKRTQNGGSGALSLLAILALSLAVFYAFLTYSTRGVSEAHKIFGADTIEESFNRATIVALSVAIVVVYALAKFDQILKIGVLSDMAQRVVFVLVPPLALIFLVLGTVFMGIATPTEGGGLGAIGAILLALSKNRLNLGLTKQAMESTLKLTSFVLFILIGSTVFNLVFQSIKGDKWVEHLLTAIPGGQIGFLIVINLLFFFLAFFLEFFELSFILVPLVAPVAEKLGIDLVWFGVLLAVNMQTSFMHPPFGFALFYLRSVAPKAVKTTDIYLGAIPYVLIQLIVVALIIIFPSIVVTDKTKANDGKPAAISPAGGKASPSLNLDLGVGAGGAPPPALPAAPALDLSKPADKSAEPLTKVEAKPTAKTTEPAKPADGAPKFDFVPAK; encoded by the coding sequence ATGGACATCATTGCAGCCAACCTAGCGCCCATTATGTTTTTAGGACTGATGGCTTTCATGCTATCGGGCTTCCCCATCACCTTTTCACTGGCCGCCAATGGGCTCCTGTTTGCAGCCATAGGGATAGGTTTGGGCATTTTCAGCCCGAACCAGATGCAAGCTTTGCCCAATCGCATTTATGGCATCATGATGAACGACACCTTACTGGCGATTCCTTTTTTCACCTTTATGGGGTTGATTCTTGAACGATCAGGCATGGCCGAAGATTTACTCGACACCATTGGCCAGTTGTTCGGTCCAATCCGTGGTGGTTTGGCGTATGCGGTGATTTTGGTCGGTGCTTTATTGGCAGCCACAACGGGCGTGGTTGCCGCTTCAGTCATCGCCATGGGTTTGATTTCATTGCCTTTGATGCTCAAATACGGTTACGACAAACGTGTTGCATCAGGCACCATCGCAGCCTCAGGCACATTGGCACAAATCATCCCACCTTCTTTGGTGCTCATCGTGCTCGCCAGCCAATTGGGGCGGCCTGTGGGTGATTTGTACAAAGCCGCATTCACGCCTGGTTTCATTTTGGTGGGTTTGTATATTTTATACATCTTACTGGTGTCCATTGTTAAACCCACATGGGTTCCCGCATTGCCCATTGAAGCCCGAACGTTTAAACGCACGCAAAATGGCGGCTCTGGTGCATTGTCTTTGTTGGCGATCTTGGCTTTATCACTGGCTGTGTTTTATGCCTTTCTCACGTACAGCACGCGAGGTGTTTCTGAAGCCCATAAAATATTTGGCGCAGACACCATTGAAGAATCATTCAATCGTGCAACCATCGTTGCCCTTTCTGTGGCCATTGTGGTCGTGTATGCTTTGGCAAAATTTGATCAAATTTTAAAAATCGGCGTGCTCAGCGACATGGCCCAACGCGTTGTGTTTGTACTTGTCCCTCCTCTGGCACTCATTTTTCTTGTGCTCGGCACAGTCTTCATGGGCATCGCCACGCCCACCGAAGGCGGCGGTTTGGGTGCGATCGGCGCCATTTTATTGGCTCTGTCCAAAAACCGTCTGAACTTGGGCTTGACCAAACAAGCGATGGAATCCACATTAAAGCTGACCAGTTTTGTGCTGTTCATCCTCATTGGTTCAACGGTGTTCAATCTCGTATTCCAAAGCATTAAAGGCGACAAATGGGTTGAGCATTTATTGACCGCCATTCCAGGTGGTCAAATTGGCTTTTTAATCGTCATTAATTTATTGTTCTTTTTTCTCGCATTTTTCTTGGAGTTTTTTGAACTGTCTTTTATCTTGGTGCCTTTGGTTGCACCTGTTGCAGAAAAATTAGGCATTGATCTTGTGTGGTTTGGTGTGCTATTGGCCGTCAACATGCAAACATCGTTCATGCATCCGCCTTTTGGCTTTGCCCTGTTTTACCTGCGTTCCGTCGCACCGAAAGCGGTCAAAACCACAGACATTTATTTGGGTGCGATTCCCTACGTCCTCATTCAATTGATTGTGGTGGCTTTGATCATCATTTTCCCAAGCATTGTGGTCACTGACAAAACCAAAGCCAATGACGGAAAACCAGCCGCTATTTCGCCTGCGGGTGGTAAGGCATCACCCTCATTGAACTTGGATTTAGGTGTGGGTGCTGGCGGTGCGCCCCCGCCTGCTCTTCCTGCAGCGCCAGCCTTAGATTTGTCTAAACCAGCGGATAAATCGGCCGAACCTTTAACCAAAGTCGAAGCCAAACCGACGGCAAAAACAACTGAACCCGCCAAACCTGCAGATGGTGCACCTAAATTTGACTTCGTGCCCGCAAAATAA
- a CDS encoding ECF transporter S component, translated as MTSHISTSNTNNPTSIIQLFRSITLQEWITAAVIAAALGVAYWAWTLVYEFTKPFLKPFGLKYLTSGLWILGSVFLSDLIRKPGIALFASIVAAFVESIITQWGMSAVIYGVIQGLGAELVFALFAYKNWSLPTLSLAAAVSALFSYTYDYLTNEYASLSMGLNALQAASFIVSAVILGAFLSRYLANRLLKTGLLDNFLIAKNRSS; from the coding sequence ATGACAAGCCACATTTCAACTTCAAACACCAACAACCCCACATCAATCATTCAACTGTTTCGCTCAATCACTTTACAAGAATGGATCACTGCAGCCGTCATCGCAGCGGCATTGGGCGTCGCTTATTGGGCTTGGACTTTAGTGTATGAGTTCACCAAGCCCTTTCTAAAACCATTTGGTCTGAAATATTTAACCTCTGGATTATGGATTCTCGGCTCCGTCTTTTTGTCCGATTTGATTCGTAAGCCTGGTATCGCTTTATTTGCCTCCATCGTGGCTGCATTTGTAGAAAGCATCATCACGCAATGGGGCATGTCTGCAGTCATTTATGGTGTGATTCAGGGGCTTGGTGCTGAATTGGTGTTTGCCTTATTTGCTTACAAAAATTGGTCCCTTCCCACCCTTTCACTCGCCGCTGCTGTATCCGCATTGTTCAGCTACACCTATGATTATTTGACCAATGAATATGCCAGCTTATCAATGGGCTTGAACGCTCTGCAAGCCGCCTCATTCATCGTCTCAGCGGTTATATTGGGTGCATTTTTAAGCCGCTACTTGGCCAATCGTTTACTGAAAACAGGTCTACTCGATAACTTTCTCATCGCCAAAAACCGCAGCTCATAA
- a CDS encoding ATP-binding cassette domain-containing protein has translation MPQELKSFSFTYARSSAGVSLSHNLSYEPHQVIWLVGSSGSGKSTLLHLLKGFHPEFLAGEMSGHDPAVFKDAMYMAQNPISQIVHERVGEEFFFTLENQHATVESMHAARHWLAEFGLQNKELSATAQLSHGLAQRLVLASQLAAEPTWLLLDEPTAFLNPAMRDEFYHTLKSLKRRVGMVLIDHHPHAAEFADICWHIDAQGQVTAMPVDEWMALQAQDVQQEIEQPTDDWYVERLNDAFELSAQDLCIGYKKNPLFSANFSLKSGECAVLIGDNGAGKSTLFNTLAGMHKPLSGVFFLKKNGACVKNATAEMAYVFQHPDSHFYFDTIAEDLSQLGVTDMDTTLAQIGLPHTAARSPHQLSEGQKRRLTLLYPCLQSRPLVLLDEPTFGQDAINTLRITRLILALKRAGHIVIVITHESALQHTIADQVWLIQHNALNIIRTAHHVSH, from the coding sequence ATGCCGCAAGAACTCAAATCGTTCAGCTTCACATACGCCCGCTCTTCTGCGGGCGTATCTTTATCGCACAACTTGTCCTACGAGCCCCATCAAGTCATCTGGCTGGTCGGCAGCAGCGGCAGTGGTAAATCAACGTTGCTGCACTTGCTCAAAGGCTTCCACCCCGAATTTTTGGCGGGAGAGATGAGTGGCCATGATCCAGCGGTGTTCAAAGACGCCATGTACATGGCACAAAATCCCATTTCACAGATTGTTCATGAACGCGTCGGCGAAGAGTTTTTTTTCACACTCGAAAATCAACACGCCACCGTTGAATCGATGCATGCCGCGCGTCATTGGTTGGCGGAGTTTGGATTGCAAAACAAAGAACTTTCTGCCACAGCTCAACTGTCTCATGGTCTGGCTCAACGCCTCGTTTTGGCATCTCAACTGGCCGCTGAACCCACTTGGTTACTGCTGGATGAGCCAACGGCCTTTCTCAACCCCGCCATGCGTGATGAGTTTTACCACACCTTAAAATCATTGAAACGACGTGTCGGCATGGTGCTGATTGATCATCACCCTCATGCAGCTGAATTCGCAGACATTTGCTGGCACATTGATGCGCAAGGTCAAGTCACAGCGATGCCTGTCGATGAATGGATGGCTTTACAAGCACAGGACGTACAACAAGAAATCGAGCAGCCAACCGACGATTGGTACGTTGAGCGCTTAAACGATGCTTTTGAGCTGTCCGCCCAGGATTTGTGCATTGGCTATAAGAAAAACCCATTGTTCTCAGCAAATTTTTCGTTGAAAAGTGGCGAATGTGCCGTGCTCATTGGTGACAATGGTGCTGGAAAATCCACACTGTTCAACACATTGGCGGGCATGCACAAACCCCTGTCTGGTGTGTTCTTCCTCAAAAAAAATGGTGCATGCGTTAAAAATGCCACCGCTGAAATGGCCTATGTATTCCAGCACCCCGACAGCCATTTCTATTTCGACACCATTGCCGAAGATTTATCCCAATTGGGCGTGACTGACATGGATACGACATTGGCACAAATTGGTTTACCGCATACCGCTGCACGCTCTCCTCACCAACTGTCCGAAGGACAAAAACGTCGCCTCACCCTGCTCTATCCTTGCTTACAATCACGGCCATTGGTCTTGCTTGACGAACCCACATTTGGGCAAGATGCCATCAACACTTTGCGTATCACCCGACTGATACTCGCTCTCAAACGTGCGGGGCACATCGTCATTGTCATTACCCATGAGTCGGCCTTGCAACACACCATTGCCGATCAGGTGTGGCTGATTCAGCACAATGCACTCAACATCATTCGGACGGCACATCATGTTTCCCATTGA
- a CDS encoding energy-coupling factor transporter transmembrane component T family protein, whose product MFPIDAPIRHKAFHDAHMWLLLFVFFLAVAMPFQWFTVVVWAIALCIAALIQGISWRFALHSLFIALGLSVSIWLLNALFHTADVSQADAFEKANQIALKVWAMTWVALLSSRMVNVRDVISYLLQRGWLSMQIAYAMMVGIGSIDLMRDETRRISLNARLRGLSWRQRFLQWVPLLVFALRHAQRGAMSLRARGLNQSKSFYYNYQATRAQGYRMVCLFTSMIVLTLCCEYFA is encoded by the coding sequence ATGTTTCCCATTGACGCCCCCATTCGCCACAAAGCCTTTCACGATGCACACATGTGGTTGCTGTTGTTTGTCTTTTTTCTGGCTGTTGCGATGCCTTTTCAATGGTTCACAGTGGTGGTTTGGGCGATTGCGCTGTGCATTGCGGCATTGATTCAAGGGATAAGTTGGCGTTTCGCACTGCACTCTTTGTTCATTGCATTGGGACTCTCTGTTTCGATTTGGTTGCTCAACGCCTTGTTCCATACGGCGGATGTCAGTCAAGCGGACGCTTTTGAAAAAGCCAACCAAATCGCCCTCAAAGTATGGGCCATGACATGGGTTGCTTTGCTGTCGTCTAGAATGGTCAATGTCCGAGACGTCATCAGTTACCTGTTGCAACGTGGTTGGCTGAGCATGCAAATTGCGTATGCCATGATGGTGGGCATCGGCTCGATTGATTTGATGCGCGATGAAACAAGACGAATCAGCCTAAATGCACGCCTGCGTGGTTTGAGTTGGCGACAACGTTTTTTACAATGGGTACCGTTGCTGGTCTTTGCACTACGCCATGCCCAGCGTGGTGCGATGAGTTTACGCGCGCGAGGCTTGAACCAAAGTAAAAGCTTTTATTACAATTACCAAGCCACCCGTGCACAAGGTTATCGGATGGTGTGCCTGTTCACCAGCATGATTGTGCTGACCTTGTGTTGTGAATATTTTGCATAG